The Microbacterium sp. W4I20 genome segment CGCTGTGCGATCCACCCGGCGACTCGTGAGGATCCGGACCGCGCCGGTGTAGATCACCATCGTGCACACGACCAGGAAGAGCAGGAACACCGGCTCTTCGAGCGGCAGCTCCGGCGCCAGCAGGATGCCGGTCGCGATGGTGGCCTCGCCCCGGAAGAAGATTCCGCTCGCGATGCCGGCGATGTCCCAGACCAGGAAGAACGCGACCCCGACGACCGTCACGACGATGGCCGGCACCGTGTCGCGCCAGAAGAACAACCGGAAGCGCCAGTCCAGCAGCAGCATGCAACCCAGCGACGCCAGCAGAGCGATCAGGTACAGGGCGCCCATCACGCGGACATCCCGTGACTCGATCCCGGCTCGCGCAGGGGACCCGCGGTGTGATCGCCGCGCACCCGCTTCAGCACGATCTCGGCGCTGATCAGGCACATCGGCACGCCGACGCCGGGGGCCGTCGTCGCACCGGCGTAGTAGAGCCCGCGCACCCGCTTCGATGCGTTCTGCGCGCGGAACATCGCGCTCTGGGTCAGGATGTGCGCCGGTCCCAGCATCCCCCCGCGCCACGAGTGGTAGTCGGCCGCGAAGTCCGCCGGACCTGTCGTCTCCCGCACCACGATGCGCTCGCGGAGGTCGGGGATGCCGGCCCAGGTCGAGATCATGTCGATCGCGGCATCCGCCGCCCGCTCGACCTGCGGCGATCCGCCGCCGTCGGAGCCGCCGTGGCCGAGCTCCACATCGGCGGGAACCGGGACGAGCACGAACAGGTTCTCGTGGTCAGCCGGGGCGACGTCCGCGTCGGTCGCGCTGGGGCGGCAGACGTAGGTCGAGGCGGGTGCGGGGACCGAGGGTGAGCGGCCGAAGATCGCGTCGAAGTTCGCGTCCCAGTCGTCGGTGAAGAACAGCGAGTGATGGGGGAGTTCCGGGAGCGCGCCGCGTACTCCGAGCATCACGAGAACGCCGCCGGGTCCGCTTGTCCGCCGCTGCCACCACGACTCCGGATAGGACTGCAGATCGCGGGGGAGGAGAGTCGTCTCGGTGTGATGCAGGTCCGCGGCCGAGACCACGATGTCGGCGCTCTCGCGATGGGCGACGCCGTCGGCATCGACCCAGTCGACTCCGGTCACGCGCGGGCCGTCCGGCCCCTCGTCCGTGCGGATGCCGGTGACCTCCGCCCCGGTGATGATCCGCGCCCCCGCGCCGCGGGCCAGGTCGCCGATGCGCTCGACGACGCGCCAGAAGCCGCCCTGCGGATAGCTGACGCCCTGGTCGAGGTCGAGAGCGCTCATCAGGTGGTACATCGCGGGGGCGCTGCGCGGATCGGTGCCGAGGAACACGGCCGGATACCCGAGGATCTGGCGGATCACGGGGTGGCGGAAGCGACGGGCGGCGAACGTCTGCAGCCGGGTGCCGAGCAGCGAGAAGAGCCGGGGCAGCGCGCGGAGCACCTCCGGCGCCGTGAGGGTGCGCAGCCGCGTGAACGGGTTGTACAGGAAGTACTTCTCGGCCATCGTGCTCGCCTGGTGCGCGGAGTCCAGATAGGCGGTGAGAGCCGCGGCCGAGCCCGGCTCGAGTTCCTCGAAGAGCTCGGTCACCGCTGCGCGCCCGGCGGGGACGGTGACGTGCTCGGCGGCGGCGCCGGTCGAAAGCGGCGGCCGGAACACCCGGTACCCGGGATCGAGCGTCGTGAGGTCGAGCTGAGCGGCGGTCGTGGTACCCATCATCGCGAAGAAGTGGTCGAAGACCTCGGGCATCAGATACCACGACGGGCCGGAGTCGAAGCGGAATCCGTCGCGCTCGATCGTGCCGGCGCGCCCGCCGATCCGGTCGTTCTTCTCGAGCACGACCACCTCGTGGCCGTCACGGGAGAGAAGTCCCGCGACCGCGAGGCCTGCCACGCCCGCCCCGATCACCACGACGCGGCTCATCGGTCCCGCTCCAGGGCGGTCACGACGACAGCCCGGGCCGCGAGAGCGGCCTTGACCGGATCGGGCACGCGGACGCGGCGCCGGTACAGCACCTCGACCGGGGTCCGGGCGACGCGGCGGGTGAGGGCCGCGAACAGAGCGAGGGCGCTGCGCACCGCTGCGCGAGCGTCCCGAGGGAGCAGGGGGATCGCCTCGCGGGCGTCGGCGAGCTGCCGGTGGACGGTCTCGACCCAGCGGTCGCGATCCGCATCCGTCAGGCGTGCGGAGCCGCCGAGATATCCGCGCTGCAGGCGGTCGGTGTCATCCGCCAGGTCGCGGAGGAAGTTCACGTTCTGGAATGCCGCTCCGAGCTGTCGTGCGCCGCGGACGAGGGTCGCGCGTTCGGAGTCCGTCCGCTCGGCTCCCCGGAGGAACACCTGCAGGCACATCAGACCGACGACCTCGGCGGATCCATAGACGTAGCTCGCGTGGGCGTCGGCGTCGTAGGCGGCGAAATCGGTGTCCGCGGCGATGTCGGCGGTCATCGAATCGAAGAAGGGCTGGGTGAGATCCTCGCCGATGCCGCTCTCCCGCGCGGTGCGGGCGAAGGCATGCAGAATCAGATCGCTGCTGTAACCGCGGCGCATCGCACGGTGGGTCTCCGCGATATAGGAGGACAGGGCCTCGGCCTGGGCCGATGGGTCGAGCCCCGCCTCCGCGGCGACTCCGTCGACGATCTCATCGGCGATGCGCACCATCGCGTAGATGTTGCGCACGTGCTGACGGTGGCGTCGCCCGAGGAGGCGGGTGGCGAGGCCGAACGAGGTCGAGTACGAGCGGATGACGTCGGTCGTGGCGATCTCGGCCGTGCGGGTGAAGCGGTGCAGTGCTTCGTCGCCGGGACGACCCGTTGCCTCACCGCTCATATGGTGCGGCCTTCGATGCGCGAGGTCAGTCCGAGGATGGTCCGCCCTGCCGCGGCGGAGATGGATCCCGTCGACTCGGCTTCCGCGAGCACGGTGGACACGGCACCGAGCTGCTCCTGCACGAGGCTGCGCACGAAGCGCTCCGCGCCGCATTCGCGCAGCCGGTCGCGGATGTCGGACGCGTCTGCGTCGCTCAGGTCCAGCGAACCGAAGCGCAGCTCGATGCTCGGCCAGTGCCCGGTCATGCGCGCATAGGCGATGATCGCGGTCTCCTTGCCCTCGCGCAGGTCGGAGAAGGCGTCCTTGCCGTGCGCTTCAGGATCGCCGAAGACGGACAGCAGGTCATCCTGCAGCTGATAGGCGAGACCGAGATGCCGTCCGATCGCCGTGAGCTGCTCTTCTGCGGCGGGCGACGAACCGGCGAGGACCGCTGCGGCGCGGAGCGGGAGGACGAAGGAGTACGTCGCGGTCTTGTAGGCGCTCGTCGACAGGATCGTCCGCAGGTCCGGGGCGATGATGCCGTCACTGAGGCCGATGTCGGTGTGCTCGCCGGCGACCGTCTCGAAGATGGTCTGCTCCAGCAGAGCGAGGAGCCGGACGCGCGCGTCGCTCGACACCTCGGCGCGGGCGAAGCCGAGCACGGCGGAGGCGAGCAGGAGGTCGCCCATGAGGATCGCGCTGGAACGCGCCCAGTGCAGGGCCGGCTCGGCGGGTTCGGTCGATCGCCGCTCCACGAGCGAGCCGATCAGGTTGGGGCGTCGACGGCGGATCAGGTCGCCGTCGATGACGTCGTCGTGGAGCAGGAACGCGAAGTGGAGCAGTTCGACGTGGGCGGCGACGTCGATGGCTCGCTCCACCTCGGTCGCGCTAAGGCCCGCGGGTGTGAGTGATCGCAACAGATCGATCAGCAGTCGGGGGCGGATGAGTTTGCCGCCGAGCGCGTGTTCCGCGGCGGCCTGCCACAGGGCGACGAACTCTGTTCCGTAGTGTTCGGCCGCGGCGCTCCGTTCCGAGAAGCGACGTCGCAGTGCCTCCTCGATCCGGGTGCCGAGTTCTTCCTCGGTCGCCGTGGTGGTCACGGGTCAGACCTCTCCGAGGGCACGGAGCCGGGGGAGCTGCTCGGCGAGCCAGGGGCTGAACGCGAACGGGGTCTGCGTGACCGCGCCGACCAGATCGTCGACCTCGACCCACGCCCACTCGGCCACTTCGTCGGGATCGGCGGAGAGATCTCCGTCGACGACGGCGATGTGCACGGGGCAGATCTCGTTCTCGACGATGCCGCTCGCATCCACGGCGCGGTAGCGGTAGTCGGGGAGGGCCAGGCGGATGCCGGTGAGGCGGATGCCCAGTTCTTCCTGCGCGCGACGCGCCACGGCCTCGAGCATGTCCTCGTCGGGACGGGGGTGGCCGCAGAAGCTGTTGGTCCATACTCCGGGCCACGTTCGCTTGCCGAGCGCGCGACGCGTGACGAGCACACGACCTCGATCGTCCAGGACGTAGCAGGAGAAAGCGAGGTGCAAGGGCGTGTCCTGCGTGTGCACTTCGCTCTTGGGGAGCGTGCCGATGGCGGAGCCGTCTTCCGCGAGGAGCGTCACGTGATCCATCGCCGATGCTCCCGTCCTGATTTCGCTAACTAAGTAAGTAATCAACTTAGCATGAAACCCTTCGTGTGTAACATGATCGCATGGACACGGAGGCCGGCACCACCCCGCGCGAGCGCGCGCGCGCCGACGGTGGCACCGCCGATGCCCCGGAGGAGGCCGCGCGGAACGCGGAACTCCCGCCCGATGGTCTGACGCATGCGGCCATCTACGATGTCGAGTCCAGCGACCCGCGCAGCACGCTGATCGACCGGAGCGGCGTGCCGCCGGAAGATCTCCCGCAGATCGCCTCGGTCATGGAAGCGCTGGCCGGCCTGCGCGACGCCGAGCAGCGGCTCTCGCAGGCATCGCGGCGCTACATGCGTCTCAATGAGACCGACATGCGCGCGCTGCATTATCTGATCGTGTGCGCGAATCGCGGATTGGTAGCGACGCCGAGTGGGATCGCCCATCATCTCGGGATCTCCACCGCGGCGACGACGAAGCTGCTCGATCGGCTGGAGGCGGGCGGGCACACGCGACGCGCGCCCCACCCCTCCGACCGGCGCGCGCTGGCCATCACGATCACGCAGACGACCCGCCATGCGGCGATGGAGACCGTCGGTCGTCAGCAGGCGAAGCGGTTCTATGCGGCGGCACGGCTCAACAGGGCGGAGCGCGACGTGGTCATCCGGTTCCTCGCCGACATGACCGACGAGATCACCCTGCGCGACGAGCCCTGGCTCACGACGACGGCAGAAGAAAGCGCCTGACGTCGACGACGCCAGGCGCTCTCTCTTAGTGTGCGGCGTTGTACGCCTCGACGACGGGGCCGGGAATGCGGCCACGCTCCGACAGCGAATAACCGTTCTCATTCGCCCACGTACGGATGGATGCGACCTCCGGGTTACGCGCGGAGCGCTTGCGAGGCGCAGCCGTTCGGGCCGATCCGGAGGAGCCCGCTTTGCGACCCGCCGAGATGTACGGCTCGAATGCCTTACGCAATTCCTCCACATGATCGACATTCAGATCGATCTCATAGGCGGTGCCGTTGAGCGAGAAATGTACGGTCTCGCCCTCGCCGACCTCCAGCACGCTTCCGTCGATGTCGTCTACTAATTGGTGCACAATTCGTCTGGCCATGGAATTGACCATAGCGCACGCTCATATCGCCGACAAGAAAGTCTGGGGCGATATATCGATTATTCGTGCCCGGTGTCGATCAGCTTCAACCCGACGATGCATCCGACCAGGCCCATCAGCAGAAGAATGCGCACCCAGGAGATCTCGGTGTCGCCCGTGATCATGGCCCAGACGACGGTGAGTGAGGCGCCGATACCGACCCAGACGGCGTAGGCCGTTTCGGTGGCGATATCGCGCATCGCGAATGCGAGGCCGAACATCGACAGCGCCAGGCCGACGAAGAAGATGACACTCGGCCAGAGTTTGGTGAGGCCCTCCGACTTTCCGAGGGCGGTTGCCCAGACGGCCTCGAGAACTCCGGAGACGATGAGAATGATCCACGGCATGATCGGTCCTTTCGGACCAGTCTTTTCGCTCACCGGGTACTGGTCTGCCTCGTCCGGGGCCGGTGATCGCCGACCGTTTCCGATGATATCCGGTTCGCCTGGGCAGGCACTGGGCACGCGTCGAGGCAGGAGGACCGGCAGGAGGACCGGCAGGAGGGCCGGCAGAGGAGTCAGGGGAGCAGGCCGGCGCGCCGCGCCCGCGTCACCGCCGAGTGCCGGGTCGACGCGTCCAGTTTCGACATCGCCGTTCCGAGGTAGGCCTTCACCGTGCCTTCGCGCAGTCCCAGCTGGGAGGCGATCTCGGCATTGGTCGAGCCCAGTGCGGCGCAGGCGAGCACATCGGTCTCGCGTCGCGACAGGTGCACGGTGGGCACGGGGCCGGTCGCCGCAGGGACGGCGTCTCCTGCGAGGGTGACGAGCCGTCTCTCCACCAGGGCGATCCTCGCTCGGAGCTCCGCATCGTCGACCGAGGCCGCGATGCTGCGGAGCTCGGCGAAACTCTCGCGCAGCTCTTCGCGCTGGGGTGCGGCGACCCCTGCCTCGCCCGCCGCTGACGCCGTGCGCAGCCGACGCTGGACCTCGTCGCGGATGCGGAGCTCGTCGGCGACCGACTGAGCGACCTGCATGGCAGGGGCGGTGGTCACTCCGCCGACCTGCTCCTCATCCCAGGCTCCGGCGTAGAGGACTCCCCGTGGCCGCCCCTGCACGACGATCGGAAGGGCGAGAAGAGTGCGCAGGCCCTCGCCGAGCACGAAGACGTCATAGTCGTGGGTGATCTGCTGGGAGGACCCGTAGTCGCTGGTCATCCGCGGGCGCAATTCCATCATGGCGCGCCCGCCGAGCCCGCGCTCGGGGCGCACGCGCAGTCCGTCCAGGGCCCTGGTGCGGTTGCCGACGATGCTGGTGACGCTCACGACCCCTTCCTCGATGAGGCCGCCGAAGGCCACCGGGAAGCGCGTGCGTCTGGCCAGCTCGCGCACCGCATTGGCGACGAGTTCGCCCTCGGATTCGATGGCGACCGGTGAGCTCACGACTACCTACTTTCGGGGGTGACGGCAGTGTTCCCCGGGATCGTAGCGTCGACCCTATCACTCGCGCGACCTCGTCGTGCGGGCACCGGACATGCGGCAAGGAGGCCCCATGAGCGACCAGACCCCAGCGGGTTCGAGCGGCGCGATCGACTACATCGCGATCGAAGAATCCCCCAGATTCCGAACCCTCAAACGCACCCAGAGATCCTTCATCTTCCCGCTCGCAGCATTCTTCCTCATCTGGTATTTCGCCTACGTGCTCCTCGCGGCGTTCGCGACGGACTTCATGGCGCAACGCGTCTGGGGCGATATCACGGTCGGGCTGCTTCTGGGTCTCGGCCAATTCGTCACCACGTTCGCCATCACGATGATCTACGTGTCCTTCGCGAACAGGAAGATCGATCCGCTCGCGACGGAGATCCGTGAAGAACTCGAGAAGGCGCAGGGCCACGCATGATCATCATCCGTACTGCGACCGAACCGGCCGCCATCGAGAGCAATCCCGTTCTCAACATCTCGATCTTCCTGGCTTTCGTGGCCGTGACCCTCTTCATCGTCATCCGGGCCAGCCGCAACAACAAGACGGCCGCCGACTACTATGCCGCTGGCCGCTCTTTCACCGGCCCGCAGAACGGCTTCGCCATCGCGGGCGACTATCTGTCCGCAGCATCCTTCCTCGGCATCTGCGGTGCGATCGCGATCAACGGCTACGACGGATTCCTCTACTCCATCGGATTCCTGGTGGCATGGCTCGTCGCGCTGCTCCTCGTCGCGGAGATGATGCGCAACACCGGCAAGTTCACGATGGCGGATGTGCTCTCGTTCCGTCTGAAGCAGCGTCCGGTGCGCATGGCAGCCGCGATCACCACGCTCGCGGTGTGCTTCTTCTACCTGCTGGCCCAGATGGCCGGCGCGGGCGGACTCGTGTCGCTGCTGCTGGGCATCGACGGTCGCCTCGGGCAGTCCATCGTCATCGCCGTCGTCGGCGTGCTGATGATCGTGTACGTGCTGATCGGCGGGATGAAGGGCACGACCTGGGTGCAGATCGTGAAGGCGTTCCTGCTCATCGGCGGCGCGCTCGCGATGACCATCTGGGTGCTGGCGATCAACGGCTTCAATCTGAACACGCTGCTCGAGGCCGCGGTGGCGAACTCCGACAAGGGCGAGGCCATCCTGGCGCCGGGGCTCCAGTACGGCGCGAACCCCTGGGACTTCCTCTCCCTCGGCATGGCGCTGGTGCTCGGAACCGCGGGACTGCCGCACGTGCTCATGCGGTTCTATACGGTGCCGACCGCCAAAGAGGCGCGGCGGTCGGTCGTCTGGGCCATCTGGCTCATCGGCGGTTTCTACCTGCTGACGCTCGTGCTCGGCTACGGAGCCGGCGCCCTGGTCGGCGCCGACGTGATCGCCGCCGCTCCCGGCGGCGTCAACTCCGCGGCCCCGCTGCTGGCGCTGGAGCTGGGCGGCCCCGTGCTCCTCGGGTTCATCTCGGCCGTGGCGTTCGCGACGATCCTCGCGGTCGTCGCGGGTCTGACCATCACGGCGGCGGCGTCGTTCGCGCATGACATCTACGCCAACGTGATCCAGAAGGGGAAGAAGGATGCCGAGGGTAACCCCGTGGAGGCGGATCCGAACGCCGAGGTGCGCGTTGCGCGCCGCACGGTGATCGTGATCGGCATCCTGGCCATCATCGGCGGGATCGGCGCCCAGGGGCAGAACATCGCCTTCCTCGTGGCACTCGCCTTCGCCGTCGCCGCATCGGCGAACCTGCCGACCATCCTCTACTCGTTGTTCTGGCGGCGCTTCTCGACCAGGGGCGCGGTGTGGAGCATGTACGGCGGTCTCGCATCGGCGATCATCCTGATCGTGCTGTCGCCGGTCTTCTCCGGAACGCCGACCTCGATGATCCCCGGGATCGACATCGCCATCTGGCCGATGAACAATCCCGGCATCGTGTCGATTCCGCTCGGGTTCTTCCTCGGCTGGCTGGGGACCGTCACCAGCTCGCGGAAGGAATCGCCGCAGCTGGCTGCCGAGATGGAGGTGCGCTCGCTC includes the following:
- a CDS encoding cation acetate symporter, whose product is MIIIRTATEPAAIESNPVLNISIFLAFVAVTLFIVIRASRNNKTAADYYAAGRSFTGPQNGFAIAGDYLSAASFLGICGAIAINGYDGFLYSIGFLVAWLVALLLVAEMMRNTGKFTMADVLSFRLKQRPVRMAAAITTLAVCFFYLLAQMAGAGGLVSLLLGIDGRLGQSIVIAVVGVLMIVYVLIGGMKGTTWVQIVKAFLLIGGALAMTIWVLAINGFNLNTLLEAAVANSDKGEAILAPGLQYGANPWDFLSLGMALVLGTAGLPHVLMRFYTVPTAKEARRSVVWAIWLIGGFYLLTLVLGYGAGALVGADVIAAAPGGVNSAAPLLALELGGPVLLGFISAVAFATILAVVAGLTITAAASFAHDIYANVIQKGKKDAEGNPVEADPNAEVRVARRTVIVIGILAIIGGIGAQGQNIAFLVALAFAVAASANLPTILYSLFWRRFSTRGAVWSMYGGLASAIILIVLSPVFSGTPTSMIPGIDIAIWPMNNPGIVSIPLGFFLGWLGTVTSSRKESPQLAAEMEVRSLTGFGAEKATEH
- the idi gene encoding isopentenyl-diphosphate Delta-isomerase, which encodes MDHVTLLAEDGSAIGTLPKSEVHTQDTPLHLAFSCYVLDDRGRVLVTRRALGKRTWPGVWTNSFCGHPRPDEDMLEAVARRAQEELGIRLTGIRLALPDYRYRAVDASGIVENEICPVHIAVVDGDLSADPDEVAEWAWVEVDDLVGAVTQTPFAFSPWLAEQLPRLRALGEV
- a CDS encoding lycopene cyclase domain-containing protein produces the protein MGALYLIALLASLGCMLLLDWRFRLFFWRDTVPAIVVTVVGVAFFLVWDIAGIASGIFFRGEATIATGILLAPELPLEEPVFLLFLVVCTMVIYTGAVRILTSRRVDRTAREERP
- a CDS encoding DUF485 domain-containing protein translates to MSDQTPAGSSGAIDYIAIEESPRFRTLKRTQRSFIFPLAAFFLIWYFAYVLLAAFATDFMAQRVWGDITVGLLLGLGQFVTTFAITMIYVSFANRKIDPLATEIREELEKAQGHA
- a CDS encoding multidrug efflux SMR transporter; protein product: MPWIILIVSGVLEAVWATALGKSEGLTKLWPSVIFFVGLALSMFGLAFAMRDIATETAYAVWVGIGASLTVVWAMITGDTEISWVRILLLMGLVGCIVGLKLIDTGHE
- a CDS encoding polyprenyl synthetase family protein, whose protein sequence is MTTTATEEELGTRIEEALRRRFSERSAAAEHYGTEFVALWQAAAEHALGGKLIRPRLLIDLLRSLTPAGLSATEVERAIDVAAHVELLHFAFLLHDDVIDGDLIRRRRPNLIGSLVERRSTEPAEPALHWARSSAILMGDLLLASAVLGFARAEVSSDARVRLLALLEQTIFETVAGEHTDIGLSDGIIAPDLRTILSTSAYKTATYSFVLPLRAAAVLAGSSPAAEEQLTAIGRHLGLAYQLQDDLLSVFGDPEAHGKDAFSDLREGKETAIIAYARMTGHWPSIELRFGSLDLSDADASDIRDRLRECGAERFVRSLVQEQLGAVSTVLAEAESTGSISAAAGRTILGLTSRIEGRTI
- a CDS encoding squalene/phytoene synthase family protein, which encodes MSGEATGRPGDEALHRFTRTAEIATTDVIRSYSTSFGLATRLLGRRHRQHVRNIYAMVRIADEIVDGVAAEAGLDPSAQAEALSSYIAETHRAMRRGYSSDLILHAFARTARESGIGEDLTQPFFDSMTADIAADTDFAAYDADAHASYVYGSAEVVGLMCLQVFLRGAERTDSERATLVRGARQLGAAFQNVNFLRDLADDTDRLQRGYLGGSARLTDADRDRWVETVHRQLADAREAIPLLPRDARAAVRSALALFAALTRRVARTPVEVLYRRRVRVPDPVKAALAARAVVVTALERDR
- a CDS encoding Lsr2 family protein — its product is MARRIVHQLVDDIDGSVLEVGEGETVHFSLNGTAYEIDLNVDHVEELRKAFEPYISAGRKAGSSGSARTAAPRKRSARNPEVASIRTWANENGYSLSERGRIPGPVVEAYNAAH
- a CDS encoding LuxR C-terminal-related transcriptional regulator; amino-acid sequence: MSSPVAIESEGELVANAVRELARRTRFPVAFGGLIEEGVVSVTSIVGNRTRALDGLRVRPERGLGGRAMMELRPRMTSDYGSSQQITHDYDVFVLGEGLRTLLALPIVVQGRPRGVLYAGAWDEEQVGGVTTAPAMQVAQSVADELRIRDEVQRRLRTASAAGEAGVAAPQREELRESFAELRSIAASVDDAELRARIALVERRLVTLAGDAVPAATGPVPTVHLSRRETDVLACAALGSTNAEIASQLGLREGTVKAYLGTAMSKLDASTRHSAVTRARRAGLLP
- a CDS encoding MarR family winged helix-turn-helix transcriptional regulator — its product is MDTEAGTTPRERARADGGTADAPEEAARNAELPPDGLTHAAIYDVESSDPRSTLIDRSGVPPEDLPQIASVMEALAGLRDAEQRLSQASRRYMRLNETDMRALHYLIVCANRGLVATPSGIAHHLGISTAATTKLLDRLEAGGHTRRAPHPSDRRALAITITQTTRHAAMETVGRQQAKRFYAAARLNRAERDVVIRFLADMTDEITLRDEPWLTTTAEESA
- the crtI gene encoding phytoene desaturase family protein, which produces MSRVVVIGAGVAGLAVAGLLSRDGHEVVVLEKNDRIGGRAGTIERDGFRFDSGPSWYLMPEVFDHFFAMMGTTTAAQLDLTTLDPGYRVFRPPLSTGAAAEHVTVPAGRAAVTELFEELEPGSAAALTAYLDSAHQASTMAEKYFLYNPFTRLRTLTAPEVLRALPRLFSLLGTRLQTFAARRFRHPVIRQILGYPAVFLGTDPRSAPAMYHLMSALDLDQGVSYPQGGFWRVVERIGDLARGAGARIITGAEVTGIRTDEGPDGPRVTGVDWVDADGVAHRESADIVVSAADLHHTETTLLPRDLQSYPESWWQRRTSGPGGVLVMLGVRGALPELPHHSLFFTDDWDANFDAIFGRSPSVPAPASTYVCRPSATDADVAPADHENLFVLVPVPADVELGHGGSDGGGSPQVERAADAAIDMISTWAGIPDLRERIVVRETTGPADFAADYHSWRGGMLGPAHILTQSAMFRAQNASKRVRGLYYAGATTAPGVGVPMCLISAEIVLKRVRGDHTAGPLREPGSSHGMSA